A single Cyprinus carpio isolate SPL01 chromosome A20, ASM1834038v1, whole genome shotgun sequence DNA region contains:
- the LOC109113259 gene encoding uncharacterized protein C1orf198 homolog codes for MASAAMAGSAADHPLLTEAKKMEYFSSINSMARKIMEEREKIKERYGSAWDQMSPVEQDTAIDDGMLDPRIRARYAMHRVEREELTCYPKLLIQTGQKTVHFGEEDLTWQDEHSAPFSWETKSQMEFSIISGAPEPAVPSSANESKPKPSQSTKLPSTDESSFWKISAERSRLEGEKAEFQSLTPSQIKSLEKGEKPLPSYLRSESGPRESEDTPPSRPVQQRITKPHAPPPPVPISVTPVAISVTPTPPAPVSSSEEGWERAQSTLPSVSTMDDVFSPGLVTRSSSQSNSTVKDADKAESPTFSQFNTSSSILKTGFDFLDNW; via the exons ATGGCGTCCGCGGCGATGGCGGGGTCTGCGGCGGATCATCCGCTCCTTACGGAGGCCAAAAAGATGGAATATTTCTCCTCCATCAACTCCATGGCCCGTAAGATTATGGAGGAGAGGGAGAAGATAAAGGAGAGGTACGGTTCGGCTTGGGATCAGATGAGTCCGGTGGAACAGGACACGGCGATAGACGACGGGATGCTGGATCCGCGGATCCGGGCTCGGTACGCGATGCACCGGGTGGAGCGAGAAGAGCTGACCTGCTACCCGAAACTACTGATCCAGACCGGACAGAAGACCGTGCACTTCGGAGAAGAG GACTTAACTTGGCAAGATGAGCACTCGGCTCCCTTCTCCTGGGAAACTAAG AGTCAGATGGAATTCAGCATCATCTCCGGTGCTCCAGAACCGGCCGTTCCCTCCTCCGCTAACGAATCCAAACCCAAGCCCTCTCAGAGCACCAAGCTGCCCAGCACTGACGAGTCGTCCTTCTGGAAGATCAGCGCCGAACGCTCGCGGCTAGAGGGCGAGAAGGCAGAGTTTCAGTCTCTGACGCCCAGCCAGATCAAGTCTCTGGAGAAAGGAGAGAAGCCTTTGCCGTCGTACCTGAGGTCAGAGTCTGGGCCGAGGGAGTCCGAGGATACGCCTCCCTCACGGCCGGTTCAGCAGAGAATCACCAAACCTCACGCCCCTCCTCCCCCCGTTCCCATCAGCGTGACCCCTGTGGCGATCAGCGTGACCCCGACACCTCCTGCTCCCGTGTCGTCCTCGGAGGAAGGCTGGGAACGGGCCCAGAGCACGCTTCCGTCTGTAAGCACTATGGATGACGTGTTCAGTCCTGGTCTGGTCACCAGGTCTTCCTCTCAGTCCAACAGCACGGTCAAAGATGCTGACAAGGCAGAAAGTCCTACCTTCTCACAG tttaacacaaGCAGTAGTATCCTGAAGACTGGGTTTGACTTCTTGGACAACTGGTAA